Proteins encoded together in one Halothermothrix orenii H 168 window:
- a CDS encoding DUF3048 domain-containing protein, whose protein sequence is MKKIGLVLLTIIFIFTLVGCSSSGQKEAAVEQSQEISKENKQQVTNPDGGNLSESQTGTSSDESMDPGKVGDLSLNGIGLNKGLDKTGEDTNVNFPDKKNTKSNKNLIEENNDDIAVYPEYFSPFTGEPILKPSLERTIMTCIDNSAAARPQAGLDEALIVYEMLVEGGVTRFLALYWQDIPDQIGPIRSVRPYMIKIASEYNALLLHAGASPRGFALLEKSHVDHLDQIFKGSYYWRTSDREAPHNLYTGGFKIKDYLKNLTGQEYDERFKFNKVSFVSSGDIRAGKIYIYFWGGYKVLYKYNSRENLYYRYINDFNTPHRNEDDKHLTARNIIIQYVPTSVIDDVGRLEMDLTGAGDALIFKNGIVIEGLWKNLNGSRTDFYNNNGEQVSFNPGQTWIIIVPETTYVDYEE, encoded by the coding sequence ATGAAAAAAATAGGGTTGGTTTTACTGACTATAATATTCATTTTTACTCTTGTGGGTTGTAGTTCTTCAGGTCAGAAAGAGGCCGCGGTAGAACAAAGTCAGGAAATATCTAAAGAGAATAAACAGCAGGTTACAAATCCAGATGGAGGTAACCTTTCAGAAAGCCAGACCGGTACTAGTTCTGATGAGTCCATGGATCCCGGTAAGGTCGGGGATCTGAGTTTGAATGGAATTGGTTTAAATAAAGGCCTTGATAAAACAGGGGAAGATACAAATGTTAACTTTCCTGATAAAAAAAACACCAAATCAAATAAAAATCTGATTGAGGAAAATAACGATGACATTGCGGTATATCCAGAGTATTTTTCACCATTTACCGGGGAACCGATATTAAAACCATCCCTTGAAAGAACTATTATGACCTGTATAGATAATTCAGCTGCTGCCAGGCCTCAGGCGGGCCTGGATGAGGCTCTGATTGTTTATGAAATGTTGGTTGAGGGTGGTGTTACCAGGTTTTTAGCCCTCTACTGGCAGGATATACCTGATCAGATTGGTCCCATCCGAAGTGTTAGACCATATATGATCAAAATTGCCTCTGAATATAATGCTTTATTATTACACGCCGGGGCCAGTCCCCGGGGATTTGCTCTGCTGGAAAAGAGTCATGTTGACCATCTTGATCAGATATTCAAAGGAAGTTATTACTGGCGAACCAGTGATAGAGAGGCTCCCCATAATTTATATACCGGAGGATTTAAGATTAAAGATTATTTAAAGAATTTAACCGGTCAGGAATATGATGAACGTTTTAAGTTTAATAAAGTAAGTTTTGTAAGCTCGGGTGATATAAGGGCTGGTAAAATATATATATATTTCTGGGGCGGCTACAAGGTTTTGTATAAATACAATTCCAGAGAAAATCTCTACTACAGATATATTAATGATTTTAATACCCCCCACCGGAACGAAGATGATAAACACTTAACTGCCCGTAATATTATTATTCAGTATGTTCCTACCAGTGTTATTGATGATGTGGGAAGGCTTGAAATGGACTTAACCGGAGCCGGTGATGCCCTTATTTTCAAAAACGGTATTGTTATCGAGGGGTTGTGGAAAAATCTTAATGGGTCCAGGACCGATTTTTATAATAACAATGGTGAACAAGTATCCTTTAACCCCGGTCAAACCTGGATAATAATAGTACCGGAGACCACCTATGTAGATTATGAGGAGTGA
- a CDS encoding DUF502 domain-containing protein — MFRRLRNLFLTGVLVLLPLIASVYVLWFLFNSVEKWTAPMVKVVLGRNIPGVGIIFTIIFIFLVGLFATNIIGKRIISFGERVLLKIPLFRNIYISIKKVLEGLFTSKKDTFKKAVLFEYPRKGLYQIGFITSESSPYFDYLTGEKLLNIFLPTTPNPTSGMFIMIPKEDAIILDLSVEDALKLIISGGILNPETLPGVDREER, encoded by the coding sequence TTGTTCAGGAGATTAAGAAATTTATTTTTAACAGGTGTTCTGGTATTACTTCCACTCATTGCTTCAGTATATGTTTTGTGGTTTTTATTTAACAGTGTAGAAAAATGGACTGCCCCAATGGTCAAGGTTGTTCTGGGCAGGAATATACCCGGGGTCGGAATTATTTTTACAATCATATTTATTTTTTTAGTGGGGTTGTTTGCTACAAATATTATCGGAAAGAGAATTATATCTTTTGGGGAGAGGGTTCTCCTTAAAATACCCCTTTTCAGGAATATATACATAAGTATTAAAAAAGTCCTTGAGGGTCTTTTTACTTCTAAAAAAGATACTTTTAAAAAGGCTGTTCTTTTTGAGTATCCCCGGAAAGGACTTTATCAGATTGGCTTTATAACCTCTGAATCATCCCCTTATTTTGATTATTTAACCGGTGAGAAATTATTAAATATTTTTCTACCTACTACTCCAAACCCTACCTCAGGTATGTTTATAATGATACCAAAAGAGGATGCCATTATTTTAGATTTATCTGTTGAAGATGCCTTAAAATTAATTATTTCTGGAGGCATACTCAACCCGGAGACTTTACCCGGAGTTGACCGGGAAGAAAGGTAG
- the mgtE gene encoding magnesium transporter, translating into MEKLKEQLPDGFESLELFLEESYPADIADFLSKLDEEEVKYIFREKLPREIWSEVISYLDHDLMYFLSRFFSESELSDILSDMHPDDAADFLGSMPVGKVKETLNLLRTNKASELKRLLGYDDESAGGLMTTEYLAFYSDQTAQQVLEKLREISPDAEMIYYIYVISRTKELVGVLSVRQLLAAQPDILLEEIMNNNVIKVSVNLDREEVAHIFAKYDLLALPVVNNKNQLMGIITVDDVIDVIEEEATEDIYKMAATADINVERNGLLSGVKKRIPWLLILLVGDLMSGTVIRNFETPLQQVVALAFFIPVLMDMGGNVGTQSLTVVVRGLATGELHFSRFWSHLWEELKVGIVMALILGSSLSVVALLWQDNPVLGLIVGISMFITLVTAIIAGTTIPFIMEAIGADPAVAAGPFITTLIDMSGLFIYFTLATLLMEKLL; encoded by the coding sequence ATGGAGAAATTAAAAGAGCAATTACCTGATGGTTTTGAATCGCTGGAACTTTTTTTAGAGGAATCGTATCCGGCTGATATTGCTGATTTTTTATCAAAACTGGATGAAGAAGAAGTCAAGTATATTTTTAGGGAAAAACTACCCCGGGAAATCTGGTCAGAGGTTATAAGTTACCTTGACCATGACTTAATGTATTTTTTATCGAGGTTTTTCTCTGAATCGGAACTATCAGATATTTTAAGTGATATGCATCCTGATGACGCGGCCGATTTTCTAGGGTCAATGCCAGTAGGTAAAGTTAAAGAAACCTTAAACCTGTTAAGAACTAATAAAGCATCAGAGTTGAAAAGACTACTCGGTTATGATGATGAGAGTGCCGGGGGTCTTATGACCACCGAATATTTAGCCTTTTATAGTGACCAGACGGCCCAGCAGGTTTTAGAAAAACTTAGAGAGATTAGCCCTGATGCTGAAATGATTTATTATATATATGTTATTTCCCGTACCAAGGAACTGGTAGGGGTTTTATCGGTCAGGCAGCTTTTGGCAGCCCAACCTGATATTTTATTAGAGGAAATAATGAATAATAATGTTATAAAAGTAAGTGTTAACCTCGACCGGGAAGAAGTAGCCCATATCTTTGCTAAATATGATTTGCTGGCCCTTCCTGTTGTTAATAATAAAAATCAATTAATGGGAATTATAACTGTGGATGATGTTATTGATGTTATTGAAGAAGAGGCCACTGAGGACATATACAAAATGGCAGCTACGGCTGATATAAATGTTGAACGAAATGGTCTCCTGTCAGGTGTCAAAAAACGTATTCCATGGCTCTTAATTTTACTGGTAGGGGATTTAATGTCAGGAACGGTTATTAGAAACTTTGAAACGCCCTTACAACAGGTTGTAGCCCTGGCTTTTTTTATTCCGGTATTGATGGATATGGGTGGTAATGTAGGAACACAGTCACTGACAGTTGTGGTTAGAGGACTCGCCACCGGAGAGCTGCATTTTTCCCGGTTCTGGAGCCATCTCTGGGAGGAGCTAAAGGTAGGAATTGTAATGGCCCTTATACTGGGGTCTTCGCTATCTGTAGTTGCCCTGTTATGGCAGGATAATCCTGTTCTGGGCCTAATTGTGGGTATTTCCATGTTTATTACACTGGTGACAGCTATTATTGCGGGAACAACTATACCTTTTATTATGGAAGCTATCGGGGCTGATCCTGCTGTAGCAGCCGGGCCATTTATTACGACTTTAATTGATATGTCCGGATTATTTATTTATTTTACTCTGGCTACACTTTTAATGGAAAAATTATTATAA
- the deoC gene encoding deoxyribose-phosphate aldolase, giving the protein MAIKPRDMAKMIDHTNLKPTATVEDIKKLCDEAREYEFASVCVNPIFVPLASKLLEDSSVKVTTVVGFPLGSTTTETKAFETRNVIKNGAQEIDMVMNLGAFKSEAYDLVKADIKAVVDATKTAGVTSDIIVKVIIETCYLDNEEIAKACEIAKEAGADFVKTSTGFGSDGAREDDVSLMRKTVGREVGVKAAGGIRTFDKALAMLDAGANRIGTSSGVAIVTGETDDGDKEY; this is encoded by the coding sequence ATGGCAATCAAACCTCGTGACATGGCAAAAATGATCGACCATACCAACTTGAAACCGACTGCTACCGTTGAAGATATTAAAAAATTATGTGATGAGGCCAGGGAATATGAGTTTGCTTCTGTCTGTGTCAATCCTATTTTTGTTCCTCTGGCCAGCAAGTTGCTGGAAGATAGTTCAGTTAAAGTAACTACTGTAGTTGGTTTTCCACTGGGCTCAACTACCACCGAGACCAAGGCCTTTGAAACAAGGAATGTGATTAAAAATGGAGCCCAGGAAATAGACATGGTAATGAATCTCGGAGCCTTTAAATCAGAGGCATATGACCTTGTAAAGGCTGACATAAAGGCAGTAGTAGATGCTACCAAAACCGCAGGTGTTACTTCAGATATTATTGTCAAGGTTATAATTGAAACCTGCTATCTGGATAATGAGGAAATAGCAAAGGCCTGTGAAATTGCAAAGGAGGCCGGGGCTGATTTTGTAAAAACCTCAACTGGATTTGGCTCTGATGGGGCCAGGGAAGATGATGTCAGCCTCATGAGGAAGACTGTAGGTAGAGAGGTTGGGGTTAAAGCAGCCGGAGGGATCCGGACTTTTGATAAAGCACTGGCTATGCTTGATGCAGGGGCCAACAGGATTGGTACCAGTTCCGGAGTAGCTATTGTTACCGGCGAAACTGATGACGGGGATAAAGAGTATTAA
- a CDS encoding hemolysin family protein, whose translation MRWKTAIMRDEIMIYNGIGLIILFILSGFFSGAETALMSVNRIRIKELANQGDKRARLVDSLLNNKTRLLTTILIGNNLVNIWASAIATSIAISLFGNKGVGIATGVVTLLVLIFGEITPKAMGSKKAVRYSKFSSIYLYWLERVLYPVVVFFEYLIKIFVDNEDLLSSKLLSEEEIKRFVNVSEEEGVIKTDERRMINSIFEFDDTTVKEIMVPRIDMVCIKSDTELSEVIKIAVDRGHSRIPVYKNTIDEIIGVVYVKDLLGYLTKPENDARLADFIRSPYYVPESKKINELLTEMKKKKVHMAIVLDEYGGTSGLVTIEDILEEIVGDIQDEYDTEPSQIEFINDKELLIDARVDIDDLNEILPEPLPGEEDYETISGFILHYLGYVPKTGEELELDGLHILVEESSKHQIKKVRLKSSTKLNRIKEGG comes from the coding sequence ATGAGATGGAAAACAGCAATAATGAGGGATGAAATTATGATATATAACGGTATTGGGTTAATCATATTATTTATTTTATCTGGATTTTTTTCCGGTGCAGAAACTGCTTTGATGTCAGTTAATAGGATTCGTATTAAAGAACTGGCCAATCAGGGCGATAAAAGGGCAAGGCTGGTCGACAGTCTTTTAAATAATAAAACCAGATTATTGACCACTATTTTAATAGGTAATAACCTGGTTAATATATGGGCCTCGGCCATTGCTACATCTATAGCCATTTCCCTGTTTGGTAACAAAGGTGTCGGGATCGCTACAGGTGTTGTTACCCTGCTGGTTCTTATCTTTGGTGAGATAACTCCTAAAGCTATGGGGAGTAAAAAGGCAGTCCGGTACTCAAAATTTAGTTCAATTTATTTATACTGGCTGGAAAGGGTTCTTTATCCAGTGGTTGTTTTTTTTGAGTATTTAATAAAAATATTTGTTGATAATGAAGATCTTCTATCATCAAAATTATTGAGTGAAGAAGAGATTAAACGGTTTGTAAATGTCAGTGAAGAAGAAGGGGTCATCAAAACCGATGAACGTAGAATGATAAATAGTATTTTTGAATTTGATGATACAACGGTTAAGGAAATAATGGTTCCCAGAATAGATATGGTCTGTATTAAAAGTGATACTGAACTCTCTGAAGTTATAAAAATAGCTGTAGACAGGGGTCATTCCCGTATTCCGGTTTATAAAAATACTATTGATGAAATAATCGGTGTAGTTTATGTTAAAGATTTACTCGGGTATTTAACCAAACCTGAGAATGATGCCAGACTGGCTGATTTTATAAGGTCTCCTTATTATGTTCCTGAAAGTAAGAAAATTAATGAACTCTTAACAGAAATGAAGAAAAAGAAAGTCCATATGGCCATTGTTCTTGATGAGTATGGGGGAACATCGGGTCTGGTCACCATTGAAGATATCCTGGAAGAGATTGTCGGGGATATTCAGGATGAATATGATACTGAGCCCAGCCAGATAGAATTTATCAATGATAAAGAATTATTAATTGATGCCCGGGTAGATATAGATGACCTTAACGAGATCCTTCCAGAACCACTACCAGGGGAAGAAGATTATGAAACTATTAGTGGGTTTATTTTACATTATCTGGGGTATGTCCCCAAAACGGGTGAAGAGCTTGAGCTGGATGGACTTCATATCCTGGTAGAAGAAAGCAGCAAACATCAGATTAAAAAAGTCAGGTTAAAAAGTTCTACCAAACTTAATAGAATAAAGGAAGGGGGGTAA
- a CDS encoding diacylglycerol kinase, giving the protein MQEHRLIDSFNYALEGIIHSLKTQRNMKIHFVVAFLVLLASLFLEVTKVQLIILFLAITFVIAMELVNTAIEVVIDMICEEYRFRAKIAKNMAAGAVFMAALNAIIIGYLIFLDDIKGFSLSLINQIKQDPAHLTFIDLGIIVIIILLLKSLGGRGTPLQGGMPSGHAALSFALATIVVFLTSDILVASLVYLLAFIVGQSRIQSHTHSLMEVITGALIGIIVTVIIFQFL; this is encoded by the coding sequence TTGCAGGAACACCGCTTAATTGATAGTTTTAATTATGCCCTTGAGGGAATTATCCATTCATTAAAGACCCAGCGAAACATGAAGATACATTTTGTTGTTGCCTTTCTGGTACTTCTGGCAAGCTTGTTTCTGGAAGTTACCAAGGTGCAGCTTATAATACTCTTTCTGGCAATAACCTTTGTTATTGCCATGGAACTTGTTAATACGGCCATAGAGGTAGTTATTGATATGATCTGTGAAGAATACCGTTTCCGGGCCAAAATAGCAAAAAATATGGCTGCCGGGGCGGTATTTATGGCTGCCCTCAATGCTATTATAATAGGATATTTGATTTTTCTTGATGATATTAAGGGTTTTTCTTTATCTCTAATAAACCAGATTAAGCAGGATCCCGCCCATCTTACCTTTATTGATCTGGGGATAATAGTAATTATAATTTTACTCTTAAAAAGTCTTGGGGGTAGAGGCACCCCTCTTCAGGGGGGAATGCCCAGCGGGCATGCTGCCCTTTCATTTGCCCTGGCAACTATAGTTGTCTTTTTAACCAGTGATATACTGGTGGCTTCCCTGGTTTATTTACTGGCCTTTATTGTTGGTCAAAGCCGGATTCAAAGCCATACCCATAGTCTTATGGAGGTTATCACAGGTGCCCTGATCGGGATTATAGTTACTGTTATAATTTTCCAGTTTTTATAA
- the era gene encoding GTPase Era, translated as MSYKSGFVSVIGRPNVGKSTLINNLIGQKVVITSPRPQTTRNSVRGIYTRPEGQIVFVDTPGIHKARNKLDNYMLEKAYESLEDIDVIIFMVDGNYSFGKGDEFIYNQIKGVRVPVIVAMNKIDRINKEIVMERQKNYEERTGFPVIPISASRGTNLDTLVEEIFTFLPEGPQYYPEDMVTDQIEQFVVAELIREKVFILTREEVPYGVAVKIEEMKERDNSTMYIRANIYAEKKSHKKIIIGHKGKMIKKIGRLAREEIEKLLQTKVYLDLWVKIEKDWREKEGLVKRMGYKG; from the coding sequence ATGAGCTATAAATCCGGTTTTGTTTCTGTAATCGGGAGACCGAATGTGGGAAAATCGACCCTGATCAATAATTTAATTGGGCAGAAAGTTGTTATCACATCTCCCAGACCCCAGACTACAAGAAATAGTGTCAGGGGAATATATACCAGGCCAGAGGGCCAGATTGTTTTTGTAGATACTCCAGGAATTCATAAGGCCAGGAATAAACTCGATAATTATATGCTGGAGAAGGCATATGAGAGTCTTGAAGACATAGATGTTATTATTTTTATGGTAGATGGAAACTATTCCTTTGGTAAAGGAGACGAATTTATCTATAATCAGATTAAAGGTGTCAGAGTCCCTGTCATTGTTGCCATGAATAAAATTGACAGGATCAATAAGGAGATAGTTATGGAACGTCAAAAGAATTATGAAGAAAGAACAGGTTTTCCGGTTATACCTATATCTGCCTCCCGGGGAACCAATCTGGATACCCTGGTTGAGGAAATTTTTACATTTTTACCTGAAGGCCCCCAGTATTATCCTGAGGATATGGTTACAGATCAGATTGAACAGTTTGTGGTGGCTGAACTAATAAGGGAGAAGGTTTTTATTTTAACGAGGGAAGAAGTTCCTTATGGGGTAGCTGTTAAAATAGAGGAGATGAAAGAACGGGACAACAGTACTATGTATATAAGAGCCAATATTTACGCAGAAAAGAAGTCCCACAAAAAAATTATTATCGGTCATAAGGGAAAAATGATTAAAAAAATCGGGCGACTGGCCAGAGAAGAAATAGAAAAACTCCTTCAGACAAAAGTGTATCTGGATTTATGGGTCAAGATTGAAAAAGACTGGAGGGAAAAAGAAGGACTGGTTAAGCGTATGGGCTACAAGGGGTGA
- the ybeY gene encoding rRNA maturation RNase YbeY — translation MVKVEINDNQGITGSNNDIKQLIETVINKTAEVEKASGTVSVALVDNKTIAELNSKYRNVEGPTDVLSFPMDEDILGDIIISIDRARQQADEYGHSLERELGFLTVHGMLHLLGYNHKTDEEKCVMRQKEERVLKELELYRD, via the coding sequence ATGGTAAAAGTAGAGATAAATGACAATCAGGGTATTACCGGATCCAATAATGACATCAAACAATTAATTGAAACGGTGATTAATAAAACTGCTGAAGTTGAAAAGGCGTCGGGGACGGTAAGTGTGGCTTTAGTAGATAATAAAACTATTGCTGAATTGAACAGTAAATACAGGAATGTTGAGGGACCGACTGATGTTCTTTCCTTTCCAATGGATGAAGATATCCTGGGAGATATAATTATATCTATAGATAGGGCCCGCCAGCAGGCCGATGAATATGGCCACTCTCTGGAAAGGGAACTGGGCTTTCTTACCGTTCACGGTATGCTTCATTTGTTGGGTTATAATCATAAAACAGATGAAGAAAAATGTGTAATGAGGCAGAAAGAGGAGAGGGTTCTTAAAGAACTTGAGCTCTACCGGGATTGA
- a CDS encoding cytidine deaminase → MDKTIKTLIKKAREAREKSYSPYSNFATGAAVLTKEGKIFTGCNIENASYGLTNCAERTAIFKAVSEGYTEFEALAVVADTTRPVPPCGACRQVIREFSPDMKVIMGNLSGNTVETTAKELLPGAFNRGDLDS, encoded by the coding sequence TTGGATAAAACAATTAAAACATTAATTAAGAAAGCAAGAGAAGCCCGGGAAAAATCCTATAGTCCCTATTCTAATTTTGCAACCGGTGCTGCTGTTTTAACTAAAGAGGGCAAAATATTTACGGGTTGTAATATAGAAAACGCATCCTATGGTTTGACTAACTGTGCGGAAAGGACGGCTATATTCAAGGCTGTTTCTGAGGGGTATACTGAATTTGAGGCCCTCGCTGTAGTGGCTGATACCACAAGACCGGTCCCGCCCTGTGGAGCCTGTCGTCAGGTTATTAGAGAATTTTCTCCTGATATGAAGGTGATCATGGGTAATTTGTCAGGAAATACTGTAGAAACAACCGCTAAAGAACTCCTTCCGGGTGCCTTTAACAGGGGGGATCTGGATTCATGA
- the recO gene encoding DNA repair protein RecO — translation MPLFNTEGIVLKQFDLGEADKIITFITRDMGKLRAVAKGVRKTRSSISGLVLPFSYAEVTIYRGRSLDKINRIKVKYSFSPLREDLTRMAYASYMAEFIEKVSVEDDNNRALFSLLLSSFHRLLKAEEISEYNHIILAFKIRILVILGIKPELSSCVDCGQQNNPGSINIFSIERGGLLCHNCSSNHMDGMGGVQKISGESLRIMANIIDSGLKPLDKLKISTQAFEELDGLLDSFITYHLDLRFKSLDFLHMIRDLG, via the coding sequence ATGCCATTATTTAATACTGAAGGTATTGTCTTAAAACAATTTGATCTCGGTGAGGCTGACAAGATAATTACCTTTATTACCAGAGATATGGGAAAACTCAGGGCAGTTGCCAAGGGGGTTCGTAAAACCCGGAGTTCTATATCCGGTCTGGTTCTCCCTTTTAGTTATGCTGAGGTAACTATTTACAGGGGGCGGTCTCTGGATAAAATTAACCGGATTAAGGTTAAATACTCCTTTTCACCCCTCAGGGAAGATTTGACAAGAATGGCTTATGCTTCATACATGGCAGAATTTATTGAAAAAGTAAGTGTTGAAGATGATAATAACAGGGCATTATTTTCACTTCTTTTAAGTAGTTTTCACAGACTCTTAAAGGCAGAAGAAATCTCTGAGTACAATCATATAATTCTTGCTTTCAAAATAAGAATACTTGTTATTCTGGGGATCAAGCCAGAGCTCAGTAGTTGTGTTGATTGTGGACAGCAGAATAATCCTGGTTCTATTAATATTTTCAGTATAGAACGTGGTGGCCTCCTGTGTCATAATTGTAGCTCTAATCATATGGATGGAATGGGTGGAGTCCAGAAAATATCGGGGGAATCTTTAAGGATAATGGCCAATATAATAGATAGTGGATTAAAACCTCTCGATAAACTTAAAATATCAACACAGGCCTTTGAAGAACTCGATGGTCTACTTGATTCTTTTATTACTTATCATTTAGATCTTAGATTTAAATCCCTTGATTTTTTGCATATGATTAGAGATTTGGGTTAA
- a CDS encoding DUF881 domain-containing protein yields MTGKKGSVIIMFKKYGKKVYHILLITLLILNIVLTTRVLGWIYLPGEVTPLDKAKQGAQAVINYSEDLAKSYGVARSKSVKDILARFKYEIEKSSDPEEVASLMLDYGRQTQDIIFREVQNKRLNTILDLINRQELPKEGSVTISMVNGKVKFYDPRGILEDKIRKKIKEISLNQTVEIVIENKRARVITSEDIFNQVEYLQTKIASLERQLTEIKKVTGYGPLSGPGIIIKVYDKNGNLEKTGIVHSTDIRNIVDELIIAGAKGVEVGGQRLTVHSAIRCVGPTILVNNKPIPVNPIVIKAVGDPEVLASSLNIVRNHLKAFGIELKVTKQKEISLKGQS; encoded by the coding sequence TTGACCGGGAAGAAAGGTAGTGTCATTATCATGTTTAAAAAATATGGTAAGAAAGTATACCATATTCTGCTGATTACATTATTAATTTTAAATATTGTTTTAACAACCAGGGTTTTAGGCTGGATTTATCTGCCAGGAGAGGTAACCCCACTGGATAAAGCTAAACAGGGAGCCCAGGCAGTAATTAATTATAGTGAAGACCTGGCAAAGAGCTATGGTGTTGCCAGATCTAAATCTGTTAAGGATATTCTGGCCAGATTTAAGTATGAAATAGAAAAATCCAGTGACCCTGAAGAAGTAGCCAGCCTTATGCTTGACTATGGGAGACAGACCCAGGATATTATTTTCAGAGAAGTCCAGAATAAAAGGCTTAATACCATTCTCGACCTGATTAACAGACAGGAATTACCAAAAGAGGGTAGTGTTACCATATCAATGGTAAACGGAAAGGTTAAATTTTATGATCCGCGGGGTATTTTGGAGGATAAAATCCGCAAAAAAATAAAAGAAATTTCCTTAAATCAGACAGTGGAAATAGTTATTGAAAATAAAAGGGCCCGGGTAATTACTTCTGAAGATATATTTAACCAGGTCGAGTATCTACAGACAAAGATAGCTTCGCTGGAAAGGCAATTAACTGAGATAAAAAAAGTAACAGGTTATGGTCCCTTAAGTGGGCCAGGTATAATAATAAAAGTGTATGACAAAAACGGCAATCTGGAGAAAACTGGAATTGTACATTCTACTGACATCAGGAATATCGTTGATGAATTAATTATTGCAGGTGCTAAAGGAGTTGAAGTAGGAGGACAGAGGTTAACTGTTCATTCTGCCATCAGGTGTGTAGGCCCCACTATTCTTGTTAATAATAAACCTATACCGGTTAATCCCATAGTTATTAAAGCAGTCGGGGATCCGGAGGTACTGGCAAGCAGTTTAAATATAGTAAGAAACCATCTTAAGGCTTTTGGTATTGAACTTAAAGTCACTAAACAAAAGGAAATATCGCTTAAGGGGCAGAGTTGA